Sequence from the Pseudomonadota bacterium genome:
TCGACATGATCACCAGCCACGAGCCGAGTGACAGTTTCTCGCCGAGCTCCTCGCCCACGCGCGCGATGTCGATGACGATTTCGCCTTCGCTGGACACCAGCCAGTAGGGGCCGAGGTCCTCGCATTTGACGTGCGGGTGATCGGCTGCCAGGTAATCGAGCGTGGCGTCGGTCTCGGGGCTCTTCATGAGCACGATGCAGACGCTGTCGTTGGCAAGGTTGAGGTCCCGGATCTTGTCTTCCGCCACCACCGCGTTCATGCCTCGAACTCCGCCAGCAGCGACGCATCGAGCCCGGCGGCCGTCAACAACCGGTTCTGTTGCGCCCGCGCCGACGCCAGCAGCGGCTTGAGATCGACCGCGCCGGCCGGCACGCGATCCGCGATGGGCTGCAGCGCCGCCACCGCATCCAGTGCACGCGGTTGCCAGCGTTTCAGCCAGCCCTCGATTTCGCCGCGGTTGGCCGCCGCAGCCGGCAGCTTGTCATCGATGACCATTTTCACCAGCGCTTGTGTCCAGTCCGCGTTGCGGCGCCGATCGCGATCGGCGGTGAGGGCGATATAGGGCGAGATGCTGTCCCCGTGCAGCGGCCCTTGGCGGCGAATCAAGCCGCCGATGGCGACTTCGCTGAGCAAGGGCAGGATGACGAGGTTGGTGGCGACGGGGATCTCGCACCAGTCGCTGGTCGCGACCAGTTGTTCGACCAGCCGGCGCAGCGGCTGGTAGGCCGGCTCGTCCAGCCACGTCTGCTTGGCGCCGGCGTCCGACAGGCCCGGCACCGCCATCTCGGCGGCGACCAGGTGGCTGACAATCGCCTGCGCATGGCGCATTTGATCGAAGGCCTGGAAGCACAGGGCGTTGCCGAGGCAATCGGACAGCGCTTCGCGTTGCGCCGGCGCGAAGGCGCGGAACAGGCCGTTCTCGAAGAACGACCACACGCGGTAATGCCCGGCGATGAAGTCGTCCAACCACGCGCGGTCGATGTCGGCAAAGGCGCCGGCTTCGACGCTGTCCTCGGTCAGGCGTTCGATGGCGCGTTCCTGCTCGGCCTGCATGCGCACGTAGGGGCGCTGCCAGAGCTGCGCCGGATCGCGAAACGCGAACCAGTCAGGATGTCGCAGCGCGGTCGATTCCTCGCGCCACGGCGCGCGGCCATCGGCGGGCGTGATGAAGTGGCCGCCCTTGTCGAAGCCGCCGGTTTCCCATTGCTGGCGAATGGTGACCGCTTCGTATTCCGTCAGGCGGCGCTTGGCCGGCTTGAT
This genomic interval carries:
- a CDS encoding MmoB/DmpM family protein, which produces MNAVVAEDKIRDLNLANDSVCIVLMKSPETDATLDYLAADHPHVKCEDLGPYWLVSSEGEIVIDIARVGEELGEKLSLGSWLVIMSSFVGRVVTDPMTFRVTSHMTDLESPA
- a CDS encoding monooxygenase, translated to MNAPVTNTVTSVESARDFSFIKPAKRRLTEYEAVTIRQQWETGGFDKGGHFITPADGRAPWREESTALRHPDWFAFRDPAQLWQRPYVRMQAEQERAIERLTEDSVEAGAFADIDRAWLDDFIAGHYRVWSFFENGLFRAFAPAQREALSDCLGNALCFQAFDQMRHAQAIVSHLVAAEMAVPGLSDAGAKQTWLDEPAYQPLRRLVEQLVATSDWCEIPVATNLVILPLLSEVAIGGLIRRQGPLHGDSISPYIALTADRDRRRNADWTQALVKMVIDDKLPAAAANRGEIEGWLKRWQPRALDAVAALQPIADRVPAGAVDLKPLLASARAQQNRLLTAAGLDASLLAEFEA